The Branchiostoma floridae strain S238N-H82 unplaced genomic scaffold, Bfl_VNyyK Sc7u5tJ_873, whole genome shotgun sequence genome has a segment encoding these proteins:
- the LOC118409041 gene encoding plasminogen receptor (KT)-like encodes MGSIMGKAMDDNLAKMQAFQLNTMQMQLERQLQMQNQMRERMMAMQISRARETLNYFGAFYALVAVGGLGATLKRKTPGPILPLVPLTFILAYQYDMAYGTMIQRMREGSEHIISDEYNLLNLPAGLPTFETIEAARLKQKGE; translated from the exons ATGGGGTCCATCATGGGAAAAGCCATGGACGACAACCTGGCCAAGATGCAGGCATTCCAGCTCAACACTATGCAGATGCAG TTGGAACGTCAGCTCCAGATGCAGAACCAGATGCGAGAGCGGATGATGGCCATGCAGATCAGCCGGGCCAGGGAGACGCTAAACTACTTCGGCGCTTTCTACGCTCTCGTCGCAGTTGGTGGTCTGGGAGC AACCTTGAAGAGGAAGACACCAGGTCCCATCCTCCCACTGGTACCACTAACGTTCATCCTGGCCTATCAGTATGATATGGCGTATGGAACCATGATCCAGCGCATGAGGG AGGGCTCCGAGCACATAATCTCAGATGAGTATAACTTACTGAACCTGCCTGCAGGCCTGCCCACGTTTGAGACCATCGAAGCAGCCAGGCTGAAGCAGAAGGGAGAGTAG
- the LOC118409040 gene encoding uncharacterized protein LOC118409040, with product MVLRTFHTFWVILGTIFVRNCGGEPQSQPVVSVTVTEVTTSSAVLSWDSHSRDVTKCSLIYWEDRAGQRPEVNLVEVDLERNGTFQLTRLDRNCSYRAQFKCSVGDNKYVESEKILFTTVSNEDVVSTFMPHSNSKPPITKENTSEDNGSTPSLSRDILLGCFLGLLGIGILVSLQILIFRHWRRYIMYGRRFARMREEDRDEFPNFNIG from the exons ATGGTGCTAAGGACCTTCCATACATTTTGGGTGATCTTGGGGACGATCTTCGTCAGAAATTGCG GAGGCGAGCCTCAGTCTCAGCCAGTCGTGTCCGTGACCGTTACCGAGGTAACAACATCATCAGCTGTCCTGTCCTGGGACTCCCACAGCCGAGATGTCACCAAGTGTAGCCTCATCTACTGGGAAGACCGTGCAGGTCAAAGGCCAGAGGTCAACCTGGTGGAGGTTGACCTGGAGAGGAACGGCACCTTCCAGCTGACCCGACTGGACAGGAACTGCTCGTATCGAGCACAGTTCAAGTGTTCCGTAGGAGACAATAAATATGTTGAGTCTGAAAAGATTCTCTTTACCACAG TTTCTAATGAAGACGTTGTCAGCACATTTATGCCACATTCCAACTCCAAGCCTCCAATCACAAAAGAAAATACATCAGAAGACAACGGTTCAACTCCTTCTCTTTCcag GGACATTCTTTTAGGCTGCTTCCTTGGGCTCCTGGGCATCGGAATCCTGGTATCCCTGCAGATCCTCATCTTCCGCCACTGGAGGAGATACATCATGTATGGCAGGAGGTTTGCCAG AATGCGTGAGGAGGATCGAGACGAGTTCCCCAACTTCAACATAGGTTAA
- the LOC118409044 gene encoding tetratricopeptide repeat protein 22-like, which produces MTTTKQAVPEFVAGHFNLDWSLDRDSDHVRRPRGRYELKCLYEDLRQDAETETGTVKLAVLNVMGVLAYHLEDTQSAKLYFETVLEEDSANVNALKNSCYLLRKTDRYEEAETFEDSARAAIGQTDAETDHETVSLVEARAMAELGYACALDVFHARTQDDLIQVFERSNGYYNRALRMGKENVTSSEQSQWLFAIALNYIRIDSLRQEANLDLCYQALDLLKDVVRNTKSQYYKCKALCYTGLLLQSRSALNKGFSEDCIRDSGYFEQDPLDYFGEAIQQAGEDTAILNKLAKIFVQSGRYQIALDILNVSRAIVPEHAQNFFAFSISAQANKNMYLDQLAKYRQGTLEGRPDKKLLTKAKEDMQAILGTRTGVHAYLELAVVCYHLGVETMDESSVVAEFELAQAVEYVARARDCDMGNSLPEVQLMRGKCHRARGDDWKAMGAFKQAVGMEHLNEGAPLTESFKLLGEIILTLHRRDKTWREDAIVEMERWVTEGRKRYVDFLPEFHTFCRQNSSDVIELGKDMVKAGKLGMVRLCLEAVSSA; this is translated from the exons ATGACTACAACAAAGCAAGCCGTGCCGGAGTTTGTCGCCGGACATTTCAACCTGGACTGGAGTCTGGACAGGGACAGCGACCACGTGCGCCGCCCCAGGGGCAGGTACGAGCTCAAGTGTCTGTATGAGGATCTCCGGCAAGACGCAGAGACTGAAACGG GAACAGTGAAGCTTGCCGTCCTGAACGTGATGGGAGTCCTCGCCTACCATCTTGAGGACACGCAGTCCGCCAAGCTATACTTCGAGACGGTGCTAGAGGAGGACTCCGCGAACGTGAACGCGCTGAAGAACAGCTGCTATCTCCTCAGGAAGACAGACAGGTACGAGGAGGCAGAGACGTTCGAGGACAGCGCCAGAGCGGCGATAGGACAAACTGACGCCGAGACTGATCATGAAACG GTGTCGCTGGTCGAGGCGAGAGCAATGGCCGAACTCGGCTACGCATGCGCGCTGGACGTTTTCCACGCTAGAACCCAAGATGATCTCATCCAG GTGTTCGAGAGATCGAACGGCTACTACAACCGGGCCCTTCGGATGGGGAAAGaaaacgtgacgtcatcagagCAGAGCCAATGGCTGTTCGCCATCGCCCTGAACTACATCCGGATCGACTCCCTGCGACAGGAGGccaaccttgacctttgttaCCAGGCGCTGGACCTTCTCAAAGACGTGGTGAGAAACACGAAGTCTCAGTACTACAAGTGTAAGGCGCTCTGCTATACGGGACTCCTCTTGCAGAGTAGGTCTGCCCTGAACAAGGGGTTTTCGGAAGACTGTATCCGCGACAGCGGGTACTTTGAACAAGACCCTCTGGACTACTTCGGCGAGGCCATACAGCAAGCCGGAGAGGACACCGCTATTCTCAACAAACTCGCCAAAATATTTGTCCAATCGGGGAGGTACCAGATCGCCCTGGATATCCTCAACGTCTCTCGTGCCATCGTGCCTGAGCATGCGCAGAACTTCTTCGCCTTCAGTATCAGCGCTCAGGCCAATAAGAACATGTACCTGGACCAGTTGGCAAAGTACCGACAGGGGACACTAGAGGGCCGCCCTGACAAGAAACTCCTCACCAAAGCCAAGGAAGACATGCAAGCGATCCTGGGCACCCGCACGGGGGTGCACGCGTACCTGGAACTGGCGGTGGTGTGCTACCATCTCGGGGTGGAGACCATGGACGAGTCGTCGGTGGTAGCGGAGTTCGAGCTGGCGCAGGCGGTGGAGTACGTGGCGCGCGCCCGGGACTGCGACATGGGAAACTCGCTGCCGGAGGTCCAGCTCATGAGGGGCAAGTGCCACAGGGCGAGAGGGGACGACTGGAAGGCGATGGGCGCCTTCAAGCAGGCGGTGGGGATGGAGCATCTCAACGAGGGGGCTCCGCTCACTG AATCCTTCAAGCTCCTGGGAGAAATCATCCTCACGCTGCACAGGCGTGACAAAACTTGGCGGGAAGACGCCATTGTGGAAATGGAACGCTGGGTAACGGAGGGCCGGAAGCGCTACGTCGACTTCCTCCCAGAGTTCCACACGTTTTGCAGGCAGAACTCAAGTGACGTCATAGAGCTGGGAAAGGACATGGTCAAGGCGGGAAAACTGGGGATGGTCAGGCTCTGCCTAGAGGCCGTGTCCTCAGCATAG